A window of the Henckelia pumila isolate YLH828 chromosome 3, ASM3356847v2, whole genome shotgun sequence genome harbors these coding sequences:
- the LOC140888061 gene encoding uncharacterized protein: protein MKIASWNMRGFNKPLKQRHVQGVLKKYNLSVLGILEVKVNVNLVDRMMDTKFPSMSFMHNFHMCTNSRILVMWDSKDVRLDVLGMSDQVIHVSVVCLHSQRVFLASFIYGRNSVVARRPLWDFLINHGENISLPWILLGDFNCVRYPHEKMGGIPIAPRDMEDLRNCINRLELSDVNHVGCY, encoded by the coding sequence ATGAAGATTGCAAGTTGGAACATGAGGGGTTTCAATAAGCCCCTCAAACAAAGGCACGTTCAAGGAGTGTTGAAAAAATACAACTTGAGCGTCCTTGGGATACTTGAAGTAAAGGTTAATGTTAATCTTGTGGATAGAATGATGGATACTAAATTCCCTAGTATGTCTTTTATGCACAACTTTCATATGTGCACGAACAGTCGTATCCTTGTCATGTGGGATAGTAAGGATGTGAGGCTAGATGTTCTTGGTATGTCTGATCAAGTTATTCATGTCTCAGTTGTGTGCCTTCATTCTCAGAGAGTCTTTTTAGCTTCTTTCATCTATGGCAGGAATTCGGTGGTGGCTAGGAGGCCTCTTTGGGATTTTCTGATCAACCATGGGGAGAATATTTCCCTCCCCTGGATCCTGTTAGGGGACTTTAACTGTGTAAGATACCCTCATGAGAAGATGGGTGGCATTCCTATTGCCCCGAGGGATATGGAAGATCTGAGAAATTGTATCAATCGGTTGGAGCTCTCAGATGTGAATCATGTTGGTTGCTACTAA